One genomic window of Candidatus Kuenenia stuttgartiensis includes the following:
- a CDS encoding ISAzo13 family transposase → MVKLLEELMEGDTAGDPMGKGKIWTRRSTRTLKKECGDRGVSVCATTVSKLLKDMDYSLRVNRKTIAETRHPDRNRQFEIINETKKYFEDSGQPIISVDSKKKELIGNFRNEGKAWTKIVNEVLAHDFRSQAIGVGCPFGIYELLTNLGTVIVGTSYDTPEFAVESIKIWLDEFGWKRYPCAKELLILCDAGGSNGFRPRLWKYALYQNICKVYGLSIRICHYPSGASKWNPVEHRLFSFISKNWEGNPLRSYDVMLSLIAGTTTTAGLLVQTILNEKEYQKGIKITDDQMKEININKHSVLPDWNYTISLN, encoded by the coding sequence GTGGTAAAACTTCTTGAAGAATTGATGGAGGGCGATACTGCAGGAGACCCAATGGGTAAAGGAAAAATATGGACGAGAAGAAGCACACGTACTCTAAAAAAAGAATGCGGTGATAGAGGTGTAAGCGTATGTGCAACAACAGTTAGTAAGCTTCTTAAGGACATGGATTATTCTCTGAGAGTAAATCGCAAAACGATAGCAGAGACACGTCATCCGGACCGTAATAGACAGTTTGAAATTATTAATGAGACAAAAAAGTATTTTGAAGATTCTGGTCAGCCAATAATCAGTGTTGACAGTAAGAAAAAGGAATTGATAGGTAATTTCAGAAATGAGGGCAAGGCGTGGACAAAAATAGTAAATGAAGTTTTGGCCCATGATTTTCGTTCTCAGGCAATTGGTGTTGGATGTCCGTTTGGTATCTATGAATTGCTGACTAATTTAGGGACAGTTATTGTTGGTACGTCCTATGACACACCGGAATTTGCAGTCGAGTCAATTAAGATTTGGCTGGATGAATTTGGTTGGAAGAGGTATCCATGCGCAAAAGAACTCCTTATTCTTTGTGACGCAGGAGGGAGCAACGGATTTCGTCCCCGGTTGTGGAAATATGCGCTTTATCAAAATATTTGTAAAGTTTACGGACTCTCCATCAGGATTTGCCACTATCCCTCAGGAGCATCAAAATGGAATCCGGTAGAACATCGTCTGTTTAGTTTTATCAGTAAAAATTGGGAGGGGAATCCTTTGAGGTCTTATGATGTTATGCTAAGTTTAATTGCTGGCACTACAACAACAGCGGGTCTTCTCGTACAAACCATTCTTAACGAGAAAGAATACCAAAAAGGAATCAAAATCACTGATGACCAAATGAAAGAAATAAACATAAACAAACACAGTGTCTTGCCAGATTGGAATTATACAATTTCACTTAACTAA
- a CDS encoding IS91 family transposase: MSKRPLKGGYIVVLQTHGRSGQYNPHLHIIASSGGLDEERQRWEHLSYLPYKMLHKKWQWYLLEMMRKELDTEEIEKIVDACYRCYPEGFVANVQKGEVPERYESLARYVAKYVVSPPISLRRIDEYDGRRVTYHYRSHEMQRVKKERVSVYRFIGRMIQHVLPKGFKRIRYYGVQAAKIYEQIKVIVREALKRIGREVVGAVKIIGRKSYQERYRASTGQDPFVCEHCGREMELNVIWHPKYGIIYNEIEEIMRGKYEPKEEKVIKPEGDGGTIRPTPRRVQIPLFSM; this comes from the coding sequence GTGAGCAAAAGGCCACTCAAGGGAGGGTATATAGTAGTGTTGCAGACCCACGGTAGAAGTGGTCAGTATAATCCCCATCTGCATATAATAGCAAGTAGCGGCGGACTTGATGAGGAAAGGCAGAGGTGGGAGCATTTAAGTTATTTACCGTATAAGATGCTGCATAAGAAGTGGCAATGGTATTTATTGGAGATGATGAGAAAAGAGCTGGATACGGAAGAAATCGAGAAGATAGTGGATGCGTGTTACAGGTGTTATCCCGAAGGATTTGTAGCGAATGTCCAAAAAGGAGAGGTACCAGAGAGATATGAGAGTTTAGCGAGATATGTAGCGAAATATGTAGTAAGTCCGCCCATATCATTGAGACGCATAGATGAGTATGATGGAAGAAGGGTTACGTATCATTATAGGTCTCACGAGATGCAGAGAGTGAAAAAGGAGCGTGTAAGTGTGTACCGGTTTATAGGTAGAATGATCCAGCATGTATTGCCGAAGGGTTTTAAAAGGATACGATATTATGGAGTGCAGGCGGCGAAGATATATGAGCAGATCAAAGTAATAGTTCGGGAAGCATTGAAACGGATAGGTAGAGAGGTAGTAGGCGCGGTAAAGATAATCGGGCGAAAAAGTTATCAGGAGAGATATCGTGCAAGTACGGGTCAAGACCCGTTTGTTTGTGAGCATTGCGGAAGAGAGATGGAACTTAATGTGATATGGCATCCGAAATACGGAATAATCTATAATGAAATAGAAGAGATAATGCGAGGTAAGTATGAGCCGAAAGAAGAGAAGGTTATCAAACCAGAAGGGGATGGAGGAACCATTCGGCCCACTCCCCGAAGAGTACAAATACCGCTGTTCAGTATGTAA
- a CDS encoding helix-turn-helix domain-containing protein has protein sequence MNPFLSEKTRIEFKKAHKKEPHRRHADRIKAILLLDSGWSYEEVAEALLLDDQTIRNYEKLYKDKGFDGLLSDNYVGCVPKLTCEQEEQLKDYIRKNNYSAAKEIVE, from the coding sequence ATGAATCCATTTCTCAGTGAAAAAACCCGAATAGAATTTAAAAAAGCACATAAGAAAGAGCCTCATAGACGTCATGCCGACCGAATCAAAGCTATACTTCTTCTTGATTCAGGATGGAGTTATGAAGAAGTAGCAGAGGCGCTCTTGTTAGACGATCAAACAATCAGGAATTACGAAAAACTATACAAAGATAAAGGTTTTGACGGGCTTTTATCTGACAATTATGTTGGCTGTGTGCCAAAACTCACCTGCGAACAAGAAGAACAATTAAAAGATTATATCAGGAAAAACAACTATAGCGCGGCAAAAGAAATTGTTGAATAA